Proteins from a single region of Candidatus Omnitrophota bacterium:
- a CDS encoding DUF523 domain-containing protein has protein sequence MNCVLREKIRIGISACNFGAKVRWNHVGWDRVSLLERQQLDYSWTPVCPEVNSGLGVPRLPMKLVSGNGNDFWDDKARMKNRNGKDVGDSVKRGALISLDIIKRADVEAYLFMEGSPSCGVYRTTLKNERLGKPPGIFGSLLLKEDLFLIPAIDLESPWKWWDWTRRLHAFVWLKRQKIKTKKELYEIWHIFKFICQEVDVPEATAIGQRLANAPKKIDDDFISAWKSDVMRLIRRPSKLNRIYSIMTKHYAHYRKQFGLKFKEIQPPDIASGKRNFAEELGKMERRAIGENYHFAGRPIIYQPETR, from the coding sequence ATGAATTGTGTTCTTAGAGAAAAAATTCGTATTGGGATCAGTGCTTGTAATTTTGGTGCGAAGGTGCGCTGGAATCATGTTGGCTGGGACAGAGTAAGTCTGCTTGAAAGACAGCAGCTTGATTACTCTTGGACACCTGTTTGTCCTGAAGTTAATAGTGGGCTTGGAGTTCCCAGATTACCTATGAAATTGGTGTCTGGAAATGGGAATGATTTCTGGGATGATAAGGCAAGAATGAAGAATAGAAACGGAAAAGATGTTGGTGATTCTGTAAAAAGAGGGGCTTTGATTTCTCTGGACATCATTAAAAGAGCCGATGTTGAAGCGTATCTTTTTATGGAGGGCAGTCCTTCTTGTGGTGTCTATCGAACAACCTTGAAAAACGAACGACTTGGCAAGCCTCCGGGTATTTTTGGGTCTTTGCTTTTAAAAGAAGACCTATTTTTAATTCCGGCTATTGATTTAGAAAGTCCTTGGAAATGGTGGGATTGGACTCGACGACTACATGCGTTTGTTTGGTTAAAACGTCAAAAGATTAAAACAAAGAAAGAATTGTATGAGATCTGGCATATATTTAAGTTTATTTGTCAGGAAGTTGATGTCCCAGAAGCAACTGCAATTGGACAAAGATTAGCTAACGCTCCAAAGAAGATCGACGATGATTTTATCTCTGCATGGAAGTCTGATGTTATGCGGTTAATCAGGAGGCCTTCAAAATTAAATAGGATTTATTCGATCATGACTAAGCACTATGCGCATTATAGAAAACAATTTGGCCTTAAATTTAAAGAGATTCAGCCACCTGACATTGCAAGTGGAAAACGGAATTTTGCAGAAGAATTAGGAAAAATGGAAAGACGAGCGATTGGCGAGAATTATCATTTTGCGGGACGCCCAATAATATATCAACCTGAAACAAGATAG
- a CDS encoding BLUF domain-containing protein, with the protein MFHQLLYVSVESHPYTQQELANLLDQSRKNNQILNITGMLVYYKKHFLQILEGEKEVVLNLFQKIRKDNRHLSVILFWDEPVQERSFSDWTMAFVDLNQASYRQKLKGFSTFLKQGFGEISDKNLTTAQKLLEECKSLLS; encoded by the coding sequence ATGTTTCATCAATTGTTATATGTTAGTGTTGAATCGCATCCGTATACGCAACAAGAGTTGGCCAATCTTTTAGATCAAAGTCGAAAAAACAATCAGATTTTAAATATTACAGGCATGCTTGTTTATTATAAAAAACATTTCTTACAAATTTTAGAAGGAGAAAAAGAAGTTGTTTTAAATCTTTTTCAAAAGATTCGAAAGGATAACCGTCATTTGAGCGTTATCTTATTTTGGGATGAACCAGTTCAGGAGCGAAGTTTTTCAGATTGGACTATGGCATTTGTTGATCTTAATCAAGCGAGTTACCGTCAAAAGCTCAAAGGATTTTCAACATTTCTAAAACAAGGTTTTGGGGAAATCTCTGATAAAAATCTTACAACCGCACAAAAACTCTTAGAAGAGTGCAAAAGTTTGTTATCTTGA